The DNA window CGCGATTGGGGAGGTCCGTGAGCGGGTCGTGGTAGGCGAGCCGCCGGATGGTTTCCTCGGCCAGCCGGTGTTGGGTTAGATCGAAACAGACCTGCACCACGGATTTCAGACGCCCGTCCTCATCACAGATCGGGTCGCTGTTGGTCGCCAGGTGCAGGTAGCTGCCGTCCCGCTTGCGGAGCCGATACTCGTAGTGACGAATCGGCTGACGGTGCTGGCACAGCCGTTCGAAGTGGTTGACGGTTTGGGCGAGATCGTCCGGGTGCACATAGCAAAAGAAGTTCGACCCGATGAGCTCGGCCTCGGTGTGCCCCGTGGCCACGCCCATCGTGCGGTTGACGAATCGGACCAGGCCATCCGGGGTCATCTCGATCACCAACTCGTGCATGGTCTCGACGAGTCCCCGATAGCGCTGTTCGGAGACCTCGACGGCTCGCATCGCGTTGTGTCGCTCGGTGACGTCCCGCGCGTTGAGGATGAGCCGGACGGCTTCCGCGGCGGCGAACGGCGCGTGTACCGCGGAGTGACCCACGAGCTCCACCGTTCGCCAGGATCCGTCGGCATGTTGGACCCGACACTCGAGCGTGAACCGGGAGCCCGGTGCGTCGAAGGTGCGGCAGCATTGCTCCGACACGCGGGAAGCGTCCTGCGGGTGAATCAGTGTGATCACGGGGCGGCTCCGCAGCTCCCCGGCGTCAAACCCCAACACCGGAGTGGCGGACGGACTGGCGTACCGGACGGCCAAAGTCCGGTCGACCACCAAGATCACGTCGCTCCCGTGCTCCACGAGCGTGCGAAAGGCTTGTTCGCTTTGCAGCGCAGCGTCGAGGCGATGCGCGTGTTCTCGTACCCTGGCCGCGAGGGCGGCCCGTTTGGATCGGTACACGCCGTACGACGTGGCGCCGGCCACCGTCAGCGTCACGAGGGCCGCGATGATCCACTCGAGCCGCCGGACAGCGTCCACAGCCGCGTGCTGCTCCACGAGGCGAGCGGTCTGGACCGCCTGAGCCCGTCGGGTGAGTCGGCTGAGAACGTCTTGCACCCGTTCGTACTTGCGGTTGAGAGTGGCCAACCGTCGTCCGGCCTTGACGGCGTCTCTCCGTTCAACGTTGGCCAGGACCAGGCTGACTTCCGCGGTCATGTCCTCGACGGTGAGCTGGAGGGCGTCGAGGTCCCGCAGGAGTTGCTCCGTAGGGGGCGACGGCGCATTGGACCGGAGATCGCGCCTGGCCGCGTCCAGCGCCGCGTCGAATTGCATCCGGGCCGCGTCGAGGGTGATGCGTTCGGGCGGGACCGGGCGGGCATCGAAGACGTTTCTCGCCGGCGTATTCACGGCGCTCGCCAGGTTACGGAGCTGGTCGTAGGTCTCCAAGCGGTCGGCCCAGCGTTGGTGTTCGGCGACCGACTGTGCATGGATCCGCGAGACCCATTGGCTCGTGTACAGCCCGAGCAGGACCGTCAACAGGGCCAATCCCGCGAGAAAAAAGTACGTGAGATGCGACGTCCGGCAGCGGGTTCTCGGCGGTGAACGGTCGTCCCGCGTGGAGCGTTCGAACCGGGGCGTTGCGGGATCTACGGAATCAATAGGGGGGAGTGGCGCCGGTTCGGCTGGAGAGTCGGCCATACCAGCAAAAAGTATCTGCCGTCGGCCGGACTGTCAATTTCCTTCGTCCTGTCGAGGGGTTCGGAAGGTCGGCCCCGATCCCCGTCTCGGGGTTCCTTACGTCGCGATCTCGGCGAACGCGGGGCGTGCGGCCTTGAGCGTCCGTTCGATTTCCCTCTCCGTGTGCGCGAGGGAGACGAACCACGCTTCGAACTGCGAGGGAGGCAGATATACGCCCGCGTCGAGCATGGCGGAGAAGAAGCGGGCGAATCGCGTGGTATCCGCGGTCTTGGCCGTGGCGTAGTCGCGAACCGGGGTAGCGGTGAAGAACACGGTGAGTACCGACCCCGCGCGGTTGATCTGTACCGAGACGCCGGCAGATTTTGCGGTCTCCGCGAGGCCGTCAGCGAGCGCGGCGCTGCGCGCCTCCAAGACCTCGTAGACCTTGGGTTTTTGAAGGAGTTTGAGGGTCGCGATGCCCGCGCTCACCGCCAACGGGTTGCCGGAAAGCGTCCCCGCCTGGTAGACGGGCCCGGCCGGCGCGATCATCTCCATCAAGTCGCGCCGCCCGCCATACGCGCCCACCGGCAGCCCCCCGCCGATGATTTTCCCCAGACATGTCAGGTCGGGGACAACGCCATAGAGTGACTGGGCTCCGCCGTAGGACGCGCGAAACCCGCTGATCACTTCATCGAAAATCAGCAGTGCCCCGCGTTCGCGCGTTAGCTCCCGCAGCCCCTGTAGAAATCCTGGTGCAGGAGGAACCACGCCCATGTTGCCCGCGATCGGTTCCACGATGACGGCTGCGACGGCGCCGGAATTCGCGTCGAACAGTCGACGCACGTCGCTCAAATCGTTGTACGAAGCGGTGAGGGTGTGTTTGGCGAGGTCGGCCGGCACGCCCGGGCTGTCGGGCAACCCGAACGTCGCCACGCCGGAGCCGGCTTTGACCAAGAGGCTGTCGGCGTGGCCGTGGTACCCGCCGTCGAACTTGATGATGGCGTCGCGCTTGGTCGCCGCTCGCGCGAGCCGGATCGCACTCATTACCGCTTCGGTCCCTGAACTCACGAGCCGGACCATTTCGATGGACGGCACCGCGGCTACGATCATCTCGGCGAGCCGGACCTCCAATGGAGTGGGCGCGCCGTAACTCGTACCGTGATTGGCCTCGCGTTTGATGGCGTTGACCACCTGCTGGTGCGCGTGCCCCACGATCATGGGCCCCCACGAGCCGACATAGTCGATATACGAATGCCCGTCCACGTCGTACAACCGGCAGCCTTTGGCGCGGAGGATGAACGGCGGCGTGCGTCCCACGGAACGAAACGCCCGCACCGGGCTGTTCACGCCTCCGGGGATCAAGCTCTGGGCGCGGGTGAACAGGTTCTGTGATTTTTGGTAGCTCATGGGGCTCCGCATAGAAACGGTGGGCCAGTTTGCCGGTTGTCCGGTGCGCCGGTGAAGGACGAGCCGCAACCGGCTAACCGGCGAACCGGCCAACAATTCTCTGAGCAGCAGCGGCCCATTCTAAGGAGTGGCTTTACGAGGGTCAAGCAGTCCGTCGAGAAGGCAGGTTCCTCTGTCTTAGGTACGATCGGCCGACGAAGATGATGAGGGGATGTATGCGAGTGCCTCGTTGAGTCCAAGCCGAGCCGCCCAGCGGGACAAGCACATGCGGTTCAGCGTGGCCGCACAACGCTGGAGGACAGATAGGTAATCGGGCCAGGGTACTTTTCATGTCAACACCACCTGCCGACGACCCTCTCACGTTATCCAGCACGGAAATACCCTGCATCGGTCTTCTCCGTCGCTATTTGAGATTCTCCTCGGTATAGAGCGACAGCTCGATCATACGCTCCAGCAACTGCTGGGGGGAGTGGCCGGGGAAGTTCTTCAGGACCAGTTCCTTGGCGAAAAGCCGGGCGATGTATCGGAGCTTCAGCGCGCGCGAGCGCGCGCAGTACACGAAGTCGCGGTGGCCGTTGTTGATGACAATGACGTTCTGCAGGGCGTCGTAGCGCGAACGCCACAGCTCGCCCGGCGCGCGCTGGAAGGTGTAGCCCGGGAGCCCCTGTTTGGTCGAGGCCGGCTCCTTGGTTTCGGGTACGAGCTGCTCCGTGACCGTGACCAATCCCTCGGCCGTGCAGACGACCTCGCCCTGAGTCACCGCGACCTGCAGGCGGGTCAGTCCAGGGTCCGCCGGGGCGTGAAACGTGACGATCTCGCCATCGGCGTTCTCGATGCGCCCCTGGCCTTCGGCGATCGTCCAGCGGCACGAGAGATTCTCCTCGACCGATCTGCGAGCGCGGTCGCGCGCCACTGCGCGCAGCGTGCGCGATTGGTTCACGGGCAGCACGCAGGAGGTCGGCGCGATCCGCACGCTGAAGAGCGGGCCGGCGTATTCGAAGAACTGCTTTTGTCCGTCCCCCGTCGTGGCGTCGCCGACCGCGACATCGTCGACCTCCTCTGTGATCACGGCGCCTTCTACCACGTCGGGCGGGCGACGGGGGCCCGCCGCGTTCCGCGTCCCGACGTCGAACCAGTCGTATTCCTCCGCCGGCAAGGCCATCAACGCCTCCTGGAACGCACGCTGGATGGTGCGCAGCACGTCGCGGCTGGCGCGTTCCTCTTCCGCGCGGCGTTGTTCCTCGATGAGCTCCGACACCCGCGCCGCGACCGGCGCCAACGCCGAGCAGAACGCCTCGTATTCGGCGTCCTGGATGATGCCGCTGCGCGTGCCCGGCGTGAGATTGAGCGTCGGCGCATCCACGATGCCCTGAAGGAACCCTGCGTTCCACGGCGCGCCGCGGAACGCATCGAGCTCCGCGATGTCCGCCAGCACGCGCGTGCCGGAGCGATACAGCCCCACGCGGTTCTCAGGGTCCGGCACGGAGAGGTACAGCTCAAGGTACACCTCGCCGCGCGGGATCGCAGGGCGCGGCAGTTCGTGCAGCAACCGGCCGGAGAAGCGCCGCGGCTCGACCTGGTACTCGCGGCGCGCCTGGCGGTCGATGATCGTGACCTTCACGCCCGACTGGCGGATGCGGTCTCGCAGTTCCGAGGCGAGATACCACTGGATCTTCTCCCCGCTGAACTGGCGGATGCCGGGCAGCAGCGGCTTGATCTTGAGCTCCGTGCCCTTGTGCGGAAAGAGCGTGTGCCGCGGCATCACCGTGTAATTCGGATCGCCCTTGCGCATGCGCATTTGGTGGGCCCTTCCGTCCGCGCTGGTCGAGGTTAGCGCCAGCTCCTCGCCCACCGTCCAGAAGCTCAAGAGCCCGATACCGAACTCGCCCTGGATGCCTTGCGCGCCCTGGGCCTTGAGCCGGCGTTTGATCGAGTCACAGATGTGCGTCGCCACGTAGCGGAAGTCGGGCAGCCCCTGCTCGTCGCGCGGAATGCCGTCGCCGTCGTCGCTGATCGCAAGATAGTGCTCGCCGTGATCCCGGCCGCGCGTGATGGTGACGCGCCCGGCGCGGGCGTCGATGCTGTTCTCGACGAACTCGGCTACCGCCTTCAAGGGGTTGCTCTGAGACAGCGCGATGATGGTGATGGCGTTCCAGTCGTCGCCGATCCGGAGCCGCCCGGAGGCCCCCGGGCGCCTCTGCCGTTTTGCTAGGGTCACAACGGGGCGATCATAACGCATCCATGCTGGCCATCGCCAAGGCCTGTTTGGGAATGGGGACGGAATTCTTTTTCTGTTTAAGCATGGGTGTATAGTATGCCGACCCAGCAGCAATTGACTTTCTTGGCAGGCGGGCATATACGTGGGGCGCTGTCGTACCCAGTGACGGCAGGGTGCCGCTTGGGCACAACGTGGCAAAGATAAACCCGAAACAACTACATGGACCTTGGGCGACCGGTTATGCGCTTGATATCCACTCTACGGGTAGCGAGTTTATCGGCTACGACGAGTACGGCCATGAGCAATTCGACACGAAACGTACAGAGATTGGCGAACTTCTTTACCGTGTAAAATACCAAGGCGACGATGCCGCTCTCGACGAATTGGTCAGCACGATGGCGGATTTCATTAGAGTGAAACGAAAGGCCGTGGACATGATTGTCCCTGTCCCGCCTACT is part of the Nitrospirota bacterium genome and encodes:
- a CDS encoding EAL domain-containing protein is translated as MTVLLGLYTSQWVSRIHAQSVAEHQRWADRLETYDQLRNLASAVNTPARNVFDARPVPPERITLDAARMQFDAALDAARRDLRSNAPSPPTEQLLRDLDALQLTVEDMTAEVSLVLANVERRDAVKAGRRLATLNRKYERVQDVLSRLTRRAQAVQTARLVEQHAAVDAVRRLEWIIAALVTLTVAGATSYGVYRSKRAALAARVREHAHRLDAALQSEQAFRTLVEHGSDVILVVDRTLAVRYASPSATPVLGFDAGELRSRPVITLIHPQDASRVSEQCCRTFDAPGSRFTLECRVQHADGSWRTVELVGHSAVHAPFAAAEAVRLILNARDVTERHNAMRAVEVSEQRYRGLVETMHELVIEMTPDGLVRFVNRTMGVATGHTEAELIGSNFFCYVHPDDLAQTVNHFERLCQHRQPIRHYEYRLRKRDGSYLHLATNSDPICDEDGRLKSVVQVCFDLTQHRLAEETIRRLAYHDPLTDLPNRALLLDRLARIIGDAHQPSQPVALVMMDLDHFKDINNTLGHHHGDVLLQQLAIRLAGLVRQSDLVARLGGDEFALVLPDTNREGAVQVGEKIRAALTAPFDVEALSMTVEASIGIAVFPEHATSPDVLLQRANVAMYAAKESRSGLAVYASEHDHYNPWRLALMGELRFAIEHEELALFFQPKIHMATRRVIGVEALVRWNHPHRGMVSPDEFIPLAEQTGLIRPLTRWVLSAARAQEARLRQAGYRLTVAVNVSARTLHDAALAEFIATLLHPGQPSWLELEITESAIMADPARSLDVLQKLHEMKIPLAIDDFGTGYSSLAYLKKLPIGTIKIDKSFVKNLATDDNDAAIVRSTIEMGHHLGLIVVAEGVETADAWDHLVRLGCDSAQGYYVCRPMPDRDLDRWLHNAPWQIDRLTDPARAA
- the hemL gene encoding glutamate-1-semialdehyde 2,1-aminomutase, whose product is MSYQKSQNLFTRAQSLIPGGVNSPVRAFRSVGRTPPFILRAKGCRLYDVDGHSYIDYVGSWGPMIVGHAHQQVVNAIKREANHGTSYGAPTPLEVRLAEMIVAAVPSIEMVRLVSSGTEAVMSAIRLARAATKRDAIIKFDGGYHGHADSLLVKAGSGVATFGLPDSPGVPADLAKHTLTASYNDLSDVRRLFDANSGAVAAVIVEPIAGNMGVVPPAPGFLQGLRELTRERGALLIFDEVISGFRASYGGAQSLYGVVPDLTCLGKIIGGGLPVGAYGGRRDLMEMIAPAGPVYQAGTLSGNPLAVSAGIATLKLLQKPKVYEVLEARSAALADGLAETAKSAGVSVQINRAGSVLTVFFTATPVRDYATAKTADTTRFARFFSAMLDAGVYLPPSQFEAWFVSLAHTEREIERTLKAARPAFAEIAT
- a CDS encoding ATP-binding protein, whose product is MTLAKRQRRPGASGRLRIGDDWNAITIIALSQSNPLKAVAEFVENSIDARAGRVTITRGRDHGEHYLAISDDGDGIPRDEQGLPDFRYVATHICDSIKRRLKAQGAQGIQGEFGIGLLSFWTVGEELALTSTSADGRAHQMRMRKGDPNYTVMPRHTLFPHKGTELKIKPLLPGIRQFSGEKIQWYLASELRDRIRQSGVKVTIIDRQARREYQVEPRRFSGRLLHELPRPAIPRGEVYLELYLSVPDPENRVGLYRSGTRVLADIAELDAFRGAPWNAGFLQGIVDAPTLNLTPGTRSGIIQDAEYEAFCSALAPVAARVSELIEEQRRAEEERASRDVLRTIQRAFQEALMALPAEEYDWFDVGTRNAAGPRRPPDVVEGAVITEEVDDVAVGDATTGDGQKQFFEYAGPLFSVRIAPTSCVLPVNQSRTLRAVARDRARRSVEENLSCRWTIAEGQGRIENADGEIVTFHAPADPGLTRLQVAVTQGEVVCTAEGLVTVTEQLVPETKEPASTKQGLPGYTFQRAPGELWRSRYDALQNVIVINNGHRDFVYCARSRALKLRYIARLFAKELVLKNFPGHSPQQLLERMIELSLYTEENLK